The genomic interval TACTCAAAACGCACGCACGCGACAATCGGCTGTACGGACTTTTAACACGTTTTGAGTGTTGACGGACAGTCTGTGAACGGTCTGTGAACACTCCAGACAGGCCCTGGACAGGCTGTGAACAGTATTCAAACACTCAAGACATCAGCATATCCATCGCACACGTGTCCGTCTAAAACATACACTCTATATGCTTTAACTTACAATATATGACACCAATTGATAGTATTTGGGCTCACATGCATCAGTTAAACTGACATACAGTCAGTTCAGGTTAGATTATCTtttttttgttatgaaaatatgcTATAAAAGAGCTGCGTGGTAAGAAATGTAAGCATACAACGCAGAGAACGTGAAAAAACAGGGTACATGTACACGGCAAAACAACCGTACGTGCTTCTTCTTATATCTGTTACATGTGTGGTAAGGGTTGTTTATTAAAAGGTAAAATATTGTATGACTCTTTATAACTGCTAACTTTTCGGATCCAGATAGAACTTGATCAGTGCGGCTcttaaaacggaaatgaaataacCTTAACTGTTCGCTtggcaagcgaacaactaaaaattaatatgattaaatgtataaaaaaaacgatGCGCCATGCGACTtgcttatttaaaaattgcacatGTTTATTTGCGAAGATCTTGTTTTTTGAGAAATGCTTTTTGCATTATTACATATCCTTATCAGTGGTATTCTTACCATCATCAGTGGTGTTCTTATCCTCATCAGTGGTGTTCTTATCCTCATCAGTGTATTCTTATCCTCATCAGTGGTGTTCTTACAATCATCACTGGTGTTCTTATACTCATCTCTGGTGTTCTTATCCTCATAACCGGTGTTCTTATCCTCATCAGTGGTATTCTTACCATCATCAGTGGTGTTCTTATCCTCATCAGTGGTGTTCTTATCCTCATCAGCGGTGTTCTTACCATCATCACTGGTGTTCTTATACTCATCTCTGGTGTTCTTATCCTCATAACCGGTGTTCTTATCCTCATCAGTGGTGTTCTTTCCATCATCAATGGTGTTCTTATCCTCATCATTGGTGTTTTATACTCGTCACTGTTGTTCTTATCCTCATCACCGGTGTTCTTATACTCATCTCTGGCGCACTTATCCTCAACACTGGTGTTCTTATCCTCATCACTGGTGTTCTTATCCTCATCACCCATGTTCCTATCCTCATCACTGGTGTTCCTATCTACATCACTGGTGTTCTTATCCTCATCACTGGTGTTCTTCTCCTCATTACCGATGTTCCTATCCTCATCACCGGTGTTCTTATACTCATCACTGGTGTTCTTACATTCATCACTGGTGTTCTTATCCTCATCACTGGTGTTCTTATCCTCATCACCGATGTTCCTATCCTCATCACCGGTGTTCTTATACTCATCACTGGCGTACTTACCCTCATCACTGGTGTTCTTATCCCCATCACTGGTGTTCTTATCCTCATCACTGGTGTTCTTATCCTCATCACTGGTGTTCTTATCCTCATCACTGGTGTTCTTATCCTCATCGCCGGTGTTCTTATCCTCATCACTGGCGTTCCCATCCTCATAACTGGTGTTCTTATCCTCATCACTGGTGTACTTACTCTCATCACTGGTGTTCTTATCGTCATCACTGGTGTTCTTATCTTAATCACCGCTGTTCTTACCCTCATCACTGGTGTTCTTATCCTCATCACCGTTGTTCTTATCCTCATCACTGGTGTTCTTATATTCATCATGGGTGTTACTATACTaattacgttttttttcttatccTCATCACTGGTGTTCTTATACTCATCGCTGGTGTACTTACCCTCATCACTGGTGTTCTTTTCCTCATCACCGTTGTTCCTATCCTCTTTACTAGTGTTCCTATCCCCATCAGTGGTGTTTTTATCATCATCACTGGTGTTCCAATCCTCATCACTGGTGTTCTTATCCTCATCACTGGTGTTCTTATCCTCATCACTGGTGTTCTTATCCTCATCGCTGCTGTTCCTATCCTCATCACTGGTGTTCCTTTCCTCATCACTGGATTTTTTACATATGTATTCTTATCATGGGTGTTCTAATCCGTATCACTGGTGTTCGAATCCTCATTACCAGTGTTCTTATCCTTACCACCGGTGTTCTTACCCTCATCGCTGGTTTTCTTAGCCTCTTCAGGATTTTCTAATACTTATCACTGGTGTTCCTATCCTCATCGCTGGTGTTCTTATCCTCACCACTGGTGTTCCTATCCTCATCACTGGTTCCTATCCTCATCACTGGTTTTCTTATCCTCATCACTTTTGTTCCTATCATCATCACTGGTGTTCTTATCCTCACCACTGGTGTTACTATCCTCATCACTGGTTCCTATTCTCATCACTGGTTTTCTTATCCTCATCACTGGTTCCTATCCTCATCACTTGTGTTCCTATCCTCATCGCTGGTGTTCCTATCCTCATCAATGGTGTTCGTATCCTCATCGCTGGTGTACTTACCCTCATCAGCGGTGTTGTTATCCTAATCACCATTGTTCTTATCCTCATCGCTTGTGTTCTTATCCTTATCACCCGATACTTAGCCTCAAGGGCAACACCTGTAttctctttatatttattttgctcGTTTTCAGCCTATGCTACATATTTGTTACCAACGAAGTATCGACAACCGTCATATTCTTGTTGATCGATGCCAAACTCTGGTGACCCAAGTGAAGAAAATGAAAATGATATTATACTCGAAGACTGGTTTTTACGGGCGCACGAAAGTGTGCGATCTATTAACGACCATCAAGAACAATTTACTACTGGCTGGCGATTAGTAGGCCTAAGTTGGTTACTATTCGATTGGTCGGCGACTGGTTGTGGATGCTCGTTAAAAAGTCTTTGATTATTCTTTAGGTTAGTTCTATGAGCGAACAATCACCGTTTGCATATAAATTTATACTATCATGTAAATAAAGAAAGAAGAAAAATGCCATTTTAATATATCTTTGTAATATAGACCTTTACATTTTGTGGATAACGAAAACTTTACTTTCATACAGCCGACAATGTTTTCGTTACGCTACAATTGCCTTTCTTTGATTATATTCATGATTGAACGTCCACATGATTTAAATTCTAAATATCATTGCTATTGCTAATGTTACATATTTAAAATtactaataaaaaaatactaattttaagtgtacatgtactttggtggaaaaaaattacaaattaaatgTACAAGCTTAAAAGACCGAtgaattaatatattttcattttatataataagTCTCAAGTGTTTGTCCCTCCGGACGccaatgtttttattaaactttcTGTATCCTATTTGGTTAAG from Dreissena polymorpha isolate Duluth1 chromosome 1, UMN_Dpol_1.0, whole genome shotgun sequence carries:
- the LOC127854849 gene encoding uncharacterized protein DDB_G0290685-like; translated protein: MRIVTPVVRIRTPVMMIGTKVMRIRKPVMRIGTSDEDRNTSGEDKNTSDEDRNTSDNDEERNTSDEDRNSSDEDKNTSDEDKNTSDEDKNTSDEDWNTSDDDKNTTDGDRNTSKEDRNNGDEEKNTSDEDKNTSDDDKNTSDESKYTSDEDKNTSYEDGNASDEDKNTGDEDKNTSDEDKNTSDEDKNTSDEDKNTSDGDKNTSDEGKYASDEYKNTGDEDRNIGDEDKNTSDEDKNTSDECKNTSDEYKNTGDEDRNIGNEEKNTSDEDKNTSDVDRNTSDEDRNMGDEDKNTSDEDKNTSNTIDDGKNTTDEDKNTGYEDKNTRDEYKNTSDDGKNTADEDKNTTDEDKNTTDDGKNTTDEDKNTGYEDKNTRDEYKNTSDDCKNTTDEDKNTLMRIRTPLMRIRTPLMMMLVVNL